One window of the Triticum dicoccoides isolate Atlit2015 ecotype Zavitan chromosome 3B, WEW_v2.0, whole genome shotgun sequence genome contains the following:
- the LOC119280491 gene encoding uncharacterized protein LOC119280491, with protein sequence MGNKPACMSLAPAAGSASASASSGGGGCKVIHADGRVTRLARPVRASELMLDHPGKFVCDACRLAVGCRVPGVAADELLQPRRAYFLLPMDMLYSVLTDDEMAALAAASHGAATAATAAWRRIVVTTTRRRRGGGRGASSRQSNGDAGRVFPVVGLLQLQDAPAGHPTIGVKPSGAGVGLRRLRSWRPVLDTIEEAP encoded by the coding sequence ATGGGGAACAAGCCGGCGTGCATGTCGCTGGCGCCGGCGGCGggctcggcgtcggcgtcggcgtcgagcGGGGGCGGGGGATGCAAGGTGATCCACGCGGACGGGCGGGTGACGCGGCTGGCGCGGCCGGTGCGGGCGTCGGAGCTGATGCTGGACCACCCGGGCAAGTTCGTGTGCGACGCGTGCCGCCTCGCAGTCGGCTGCCGCGTGCCgggcgtcgccgccgacgagctcctccAGCCGCGCCGCGCATACTTCCTGCTCCCCATGGACATGCTCTACTCCGTGCTCACCGACGACGAGATGGCcgcgctcgccgccgcctcccacggcGCCGCCACGGCCGCCACCGCCGCGTGGCGGAGGATCGTGGTCACCACCACCagacggcgacggggcggcggccgcggcgcCTCTTCCAGGCAGAGCAATGGCGACGCCGGCAGGGTCTTCCCGGTCGTCGGCCTGCTGCAGCTCCAGGATGCCCCCGCCGGGCACCCCACGATTGGCGTCAAGCCGAGCGGCGCCGGCGTCGGGCTGAGGCGGCTCCGGTCGTGGCGGCCGGTGCTGGACACCATCGAGGAGGCGCCGTGA